The following proteins are co-located in the Malus sylvestris chromosome 13, drMalSylv7.2, whole genome shotgun sequence genome:
- the LOC126597654 gene encoding pre-mRNA-processing factor 19-like: MNCALSGEVPEEPVVSKKSGLLFEKRLIERHISEYGKCPVTGEPLTADDIIPVQTGKIVRPRPAQAASIPGMLGMFQLEWDSLMLANFAMEKQLHTARQELSHALYQHDAACRVIARLKKERDEARLLLAQAERQIPAQSTVTANAAVHSNGTPVADDQQGPGASNIRPGISASILEKMTECNVTLSQQRKMRQISPTLAPVDALERYTQISSHPLHRTSKPGILSIDIQSNKNLIATGGVDTNAVIFDQTSAQIISTLSGHSKKVTSVKFVGQDDLFISGSADKTVRIWQGTDDGNYNCRHILKDHTAEVQAVTVHATGDYFVTASLDSTWCFYDIASGLCLTQVEDASASEGGYTSVAFHPDGLILGTGTSEALVKIWDVKGQSNVATFEGHVGAITAISFSENGYFLATAASDGIKLWDLRKLRNFKKFTPYGAEPTNCVEFDYSGNYLAAAGSDIRIIQTGSVKSEWNTVKTFPDMSGTGKTTSVKFGRDANYIAVGSMDRNLRIFGLPGDDSAMES; encoded by the exons ATGAACTGCGCAC TATCCGGCGAGGTGCCGGAGGAGCCTGTGGTCTCCAAGAAGTCCGGGTTGCTCTTCGAGAAGCGTTTAATCGAGCGACATATCTCG GAATATGGAAAATGCCCGGTAACCGGTGAACCACTTACCGCTGATGATATCATTCCAGTTCAAACGGGGAAG ATAGTGAGGCCCAGACCTGCACAAGCTGCTAGTATTCCTGGAATGCTTGGAATGTTCCAGCTT GAATGGGATAGTTTGATGCTAGCCAACTTTGCAATGGAGAAACAACTACATACAGCAAGGCAAGAGTTGAGTCATGCTTTGTATCAG CATGATGCCGCTTGCCGTGTTATTGCAAGACTCAAAAAAGAAAGGGATGAAGCAAGGTTATTACTTGCCCAGGCTGAGAGACAAATTCCCGCACAATCAACAGTTACGGCAAATGCTGCTGTCCATAGCAATGGAACACCAG ttgctGATGACCAGCAAGGACCTGGTGCGAGCAATATACGACCTGGAATATCTGCCAGTATCCTAGAGAAGATGACCGAATGTAATGTAACTCTTTCACAGCAGCGGAAGATGCGGCAG ATATCCCCAACTTTGGCTCCAGTTGATGCGTTGGAGAGGTATACTCAGATATCTAGTCATCCTCTTCATAGAACAAGCAAACCAGGAATTTTATCAATTGACATTCAATCTAACAAG AACCTCATTGCAACTGGAGGGGTTGATACAAATGCTGTAATCTTTGATCAAACATCAGCGCAAATCATATCTACTCTTAGTGGTCATTCGAAGAAG GTTACAAGCGTGAAATTTGTAGGTCAGGATGATCTGTTCATAAGTGGGTCAGCAGACAAG ACAGTTCGCATATGGCAAGGCACTGATGATGGGAACTATAACTGTAGGCACATTTTGAAGGACCATACTGCGGAG GTGCAAGCTGTCACTGTACATGCCACGGGTGACTACTTTGTGACTGCTTCTCTTGATAGTACATGGTGCTTTTACGATATTGCATCTGGGTTATGTCTAACAcag GTTGAGGACGCTTCTGCTTCGGAAGGCGGCTATACATCTGTGGCATTTCATCCTGATGGTCTCATTCTTGGAACAGGCACCTCAGAGGCTCTCGTGAAAATTTGGGATGTAAAGGGTCAG TCAAATGTTGCAACATTTGAGGGACATGTTGGCGCAATAACTGCAATCTCCTTCTCTGAGAATGGTTACTTTCTTGCG ACCGCAGCTAGTGATGGCATTAAGTTGTGGGATCTACGCAAATTGAGGAACTTCAAGAAATTTACTCCATACGGTGCTGAACCAACAAACTGTG TTGAATTTGACTACAGTGGAAATTACCTTGCTGCTGCAGGCTCTGATATAAG AATCATCCAAACTGGTAGCGTGAAAAGTGAATGGAACACTGTAAAGACTTTCCCTGATATGTCTGGCACAG GTAAAACAACAAGCGTGAAGTTTGGACGAGATGCAAATTATATTGCAGTAGGATCAATGGACCGAAACCTTCGCATTTTTGGCCTGCCTGGCGACGATAGTGCAATGGAGTCGTGA
- the LOC126597658 gene encoding uncharacterized protein LOC126597658 isoform X2: protein MRPPHPPPLLFLPLSTTTIIVLRPYSKGGKSLSSYFSLPSVVFGVSRSNKHQSIIVSNGDFESQDESVHRYVECRSPPGENNEKENNPENDDGCASGGSTSGSEVFEEAADQHSLQKQLPLLMDDSVFISSDLHEFLLSSLPNIVKGCQWVLLYSTSKHGISLRTLIRQSAELSGPCLLIVGDRQGAVFGGLLEGPLKPTAKRKYQGTNQTFVFTTIYGEPRLFRPTGANRYYYMCLNDMLALGGGGNYALSLDGDLLSGTSGPSETFGNSCLAHNAEFELKNVELWGFTHASQYLT from the exons ATGCGCCCACCTCACCCTCCTCCTCTTCTCTTCCTTCCCCTCTCGACGACAACAATCATCGTCCTGAG GCCATATTCTAAAGGAGGTAAATCTTTGTCTTCATACTTTTCGTTGCCATCGGTAGTCTTTGGTGTATCCCGATCAAACAAGCATCAATCAATAATTGTTAGTAATGGAGACTTTGAATCCCAAGATGAATCCGTGCATAGATATGTAGAGTGTCGTTCCCCACCAGGTGAGAACaatgaaaaggaaaacaatCCTGAAAACGATGATGGCTGTGCTTCTGGAGGGAGCACCAGTGGTTCTGAGGTATTTGAAGAAGCAGCGGACCAGCACAGTCTACAGAAGCAACTACCGCTTCTTATGGATGACTCTGTCTTTATCTCCTCAGACCTGCATGAATTCTTGCTGTCATCTCTTCCTAATATAGTGAAGGGGTGCCAATGGGTTTTGCTGTATAG TACTTCGAAACATGGTATATCACTCCGCACACTTATCCGCCAAAGCGCCGAGCTTTCCGGTCCTTGTCTGCTG ATTGTTGGAGATAGGCAAGGTGCTGTATTTGGTGGACTTCTAGAGGGCCCCTTGAAACCTACGGCAAAGAGAAAGTATCAA GGAACAAACCAAACATTTGTTTTCACGACCATATATGGAGAACCAAGGCTATTTAGACCGACTG GAGCCAACCGGTATTATTACATGTGTTTGAATGACATGCTTGCTCTTGGGGGAGGTGGTAACTATGCTCTAAGCCTAGATGGAGATTT GTTAAGCGGAACAAGCGGACCAAGTGAGACATTTGGGAACTCATGCTTGGCTCATAATGCAGAATTTGAGTTGAAGAATGTTGAG CTTTGGGGTTTTACACATGCGTCGCAGTACCTTACATGA
- the LOC126597658 gene encoding uncharacterized protein LOC126597658 isoform X1 — MFTLKDKVAEKLSHLFADAPTSPSSSSLPSPLDDNNHRPEARPYSKGGKSLSSYFSLPSVVFGVSRSNKHQSIIVSNGDFESQDESVHRYVECRSPPGENNEKENNPENDDGCASGGSTSGSEVFEEAADQHSLQKQLPLLMDDSVFISSDLHEFLLSSLPNIVKGCQWVLLYSTSKHGISLRTLIRQSAELSGPCLLIVGDRQGAVFGGLLEGPLKPTAKRKYQGTNQTFVFTTIYGEPRLFRPTGANRYYYMCLNDMLALGGGGNYALSLDGDLLSGTSGPSETFGNSCLAHNAEFELKNVELWGFTHASQYLT; from the exons ATGTTCACATTGAAAGACAAAGTTGCAGAGAAGCTCTCACATCTCTTTGCCGATGCGCCCACCTCACCCTCCTCCTCTTCTCTTCCTTCCCCTCTCGACGACAACAATCATCGTCCTGAG GCCAGGCCATATTCTAAAGGAGGTAAATCTTTGTCTTCATACTTTTCGTTGCCATCGGTAGTCTTTGGTGTATCCCGATCAAACAAGCATCAATCAATAATTGTTAGTAATGGAGACTTTGAATCCCAAGATGAATCCGTGCATAGATATGTAGAGTGTCGTTCCCCACCAGGTGAGAACaatgaaaaggaaaacaatCCTGAAAACGATGATGGCTGTGCTTCTGGAGGGAGCACCAGTGGTTCTGAGGTATTTGAAGAAGCAGCGGACCAGCACAGTCTACAGAAGCAACTACCGCTTCTTATGGATGACTCTGTCTTTATCTCCTCAGACCTGCATGAATTCTTGCTGTCATCTCTTCCTAATATAGTGAAGGGGTGCCAATGGGTTTTGCTGTATAG TACTTCGAAACATGGTATATCACTCCGCACACTTATCCGCCAAAGCGCCGAGCTTTCCGGTCCTTGTCTGCTG ATTGTTGGAGATAGGCAAGGTGCTGTATTTGGTGGACTTCTAGAGGGCCCCTTGAAACCTACGGCAAAGAGAAAGTATCAA GGAACAAACCAAACATTTGTTTTCACGACCATATATGGAGAACCAAGGCTATTTAGACCGACTG GAGCCAACCGGTATTATTACATGTGTTTGAATGACATGCTTGCTCTTGGGGGAGGTGGTAACTATGCTCTAAGCCTAGATGGAGATTT GTTAAGCGGAACAAGCGGACCAAGTGAGACATTTGGGAACTCATGCTTGGCTCATAATGCAGAATTTGAGTTGAAGAATGTTGAG CTTTGGGGTTTTACACATGCGTCGCAGTACCTTACATGA